One genomic region from Streptomyces sp. Li-HN-5-11 encodes:
- a CDS encoding WhiB family transcriptional regulator, translated as MDNWRDHAACRQEDPDLFFPIGTTGPALMQAEQAKAVCRRCPVQEQCLEWALETDQTIGVWGGTSETERRALKRRRAAARRRSG; from the coding sequence ATGGACAACTGGCGAGACCACGCCGCGTGCCGCCAAGAGGATCCCGACCTCTTCTTCCCGATCGGCACCACCGGTCCGGCGCTGATGCAGGCAGAGCAGGCCAAGGCCGTCTGCCGGCGCTGTCCCGTCCAGGAGCAGTGCCTGGAGTGGGCGCTGGAGACGGACCAGACCATCGGTGTGTGGGGCGGCACGAGCGAGACCGAACGACGCGCGCTGAAGCGCCGGCGGGCAGCCGCCCGGCGACGCTCCGGCTGA
- a CDS encoding DUF6098 family protein, which produces MSASDGLPVVHTLADLVALVERHQGLYVRWSRGPGPDLDETSSTDELTGVAMPGLSANPLDLEEWWQNRSVELWVARRLHDYAHLPHDKGPGVRPWVLKGRETGRGPDNEPLVVDVEPQCWIGSGVIEEARAVVARQEAEWGTLRRSGR; this is translated from the coding sequence ATGAGCGCATCGGACGGCCTGCCGGTCGTGCACACGCTGGCCGATCTCGTCGCCCTGGTCGAGCGGCACCAGGGCCTGTACGTCCGCTGGTCGCGCGGCCCCGGGCCCGACCTGGACGAGACCTCCAGCACCGACGAACTCACCGGCGTAGCGATGCCGGGCCTGTCCGCCAACCCCCTCGACCTGGAGGAGTGGTGGCAGAACCGCTCGGTCGAGCTGTGGGTGGCGCGCCGGCTTCACGATTACGCGCACCTGCCCCACGACAAGGGGCCGGGAGTGCGGCCCTGGGTCCTCAAGGGGCGGGAGACGGGGCGGGGGCCCGACAACGAGCCACTGGTCGTCGACGTGGAGCCGCAGTGCTGGATCGGCTCCGGCGTCATCGAGGAGGCCCGGGCGGTGGTGGCGCGGCAGGAGGCGGAGTGGGGGACACTACGCCGCTCCGGCCGCTGA
- a CDS encoding cyclic nucleotide-binding domain-containing protein: MTKAIKLLTALPHKQRERLMELAREVSFPEDTRIFEAGGTADRFWVIRSGAVHLDQQVTPTRRVTVASLGAGDLLGWSWLFPPYQWDFGAEAFSQVRAYEFDGSAVLALCVEDPLLGLSLVRTVAEVLAHRLELTRGKLLEQYSLPRRVR; the protein is encoded by the coding sequence ATGACCAAAGCGATAAAACTGCTGACCGCCCTCCCCCACAAGCAACGTGAACGCCTGATGGAGCTCGCGCGGGAGGTCTCCTTCCCCGAGGACACCAGGATCTTCGAGGCGGGCGGCACGGCCGACCGCTTCTGGGTCATACGCTCCGGCGCGGTGCACCTGGACCAGCAGGTGACGCCCACGCGCCGGGTCACGGTGGCGAGCCTCGGCGCCGGCGACCTGCTCGGCTGGTCGTGGCTCTTCCCGCCCTACCAGTGGGACTTCGGGGCCGAGGCCTTCAGCCAGGTGCGCGCGTATGAGTTCGACGGGTCGGCGGTGCTGGCGCTGTGCGTGGAGGACCCGCTGCTCGGGCTGTCGCTGGTCCGGACCGTCGCCGAGGTCCTCGCCCACCGGCTGGAGCTGACGCGCGGCAAACTGCTGGAGCAGTACTCGCTGCCCCGGCGCGTCCGGTAG
- a CDS encoding 3-deoxy-D-manno-octulosonic acid transferase, translating to MTDVVDSDELLRRIQRARACAVEEEHRWRGRRDTLGPTDPDAAREAGVRVMTYEAVLRVLDEILTPGRHVGPG from the coding sequence ATGACCGATGTCGTGGACTCAGACGAGCTGTTGCGGCGCATCCAGCGCGCCAGGGCCTGCGCGGTGGAGGAGGAGCACCGATGGCGGGGCCGCCGCGACACCCTCGGGCCGACCGACCCGGACGCGGCCCGCGAGGCTGGGGTACGCGTGATGACCTACGAGGCCGTCCTGAGGGTGCTGGACGAGATCCTCACCCCGGGCAGGCACGTCGGCCCCGGCTGA
- a CDS encoding DUF1206 domain-containing protein: MDMSATARPGRMRARRAAKGSMTEGAARAGLTARGVIYLLVGVLALRVAFGHGTRQADRTGALEALAQKPFGAVLLWALGAGLAGMAVWRLSEAVFGAAGANGRKPAKRLMALTRCVFYVFVAWSVLSFAAGSGGGGRSSDTQSRDLTARALHVPAGQWFVGAVGAGIAIAGVWIGVQALRRTYADKLKLGELSPPVRRLVDVTGVGGGTARGLVFATAGVFAVRAAVDYRPDQAKGLDDTLRSFADTPFGPWLLVLVAAGLVLFGLFSFALARWRRV; encoded by the coding sequence ATGGACATGAGTGCCACGGCCCGTCCCGGGCGAATGAGGGCCCGGCGGGCGGCGAAGGGGTCGATGACGGAGGGGGCCGCACGGGCGGGACTGACCGCACGCGGGGTGATCTACCTGCTGGTGGGTGTGCTGGCGCTGCGGGTCGCCTTCGGCCACGGCACCCGGCAGGCCGACCGCACGGGGGCGCTGGAGGCGCTCGCGCAGAAGCCGTTCGGCGCCGTGCTGCTGTGGGCGCTGGGCGCCGGGCTGGCCGGCATGGCGGTGTGGCGGCTGTCCGAGGCCGTGTTCGGCGCCGCGGGAGCCAACGGCCGCAAACCGGCCAAGAGACTCATGGCGTTGACCAGGTGTGTCTTCTACGTCTTCGTGGCCTGGTCCGTGCTGTCGTTCGCGGCGGGCTCGGGAGGTGGAGGCCGCTCCAGTGACACGCAGTCCCGGGACCTGACGGCCCGGGCCCTGCACGTGCCCGCCGGCCAGTGGTTCGTCGGCGCCGTGGGTGCCGGAATCGCGATCGCGGGGGTGTGGATCGGCGTGCAGGCCCTGCGCCGCACCTACGCCGACAAACTGAAACTCGGAGAGCTGTCCCCGCCGGTCCGCCGCCTGGTCGACGTCACCGGGGTGGGCGGCGGCACCGCGCGCGGGCTGGTGTTCGCCACGGCGGGCGTCTTCGCCGTACGGGCCGCCGTCGACTACCGGCCCGACCAGGCCAAGGGCCTGGACGACACCCTGCGTTCCTTCGCGGACACCCCCTTCGGCCCCTGGCTGCTGGTGCTCGTCGCGGCCGGACTGGTGCTGTTCGGTCTGTTCTCGTTCGCGCTGGCCCGCTGGCGCCGGGTCTGA
- a CDS encoding ATP-binding protein, whose product MCEKHRTTPIAEPPYTAGGSGRPGLPCKPADARRAVERAITECCRATRTACDAHAVSDAQLVASELTTNAILHGGGVTDFHVDVDGCGVRVCVSDRSDRLPIVRPPVDPQGRRRVGGRGWPIVCRLARDVQVSDLPSGGKCITAVLPLT is encoded by the coding sequence ATGTGCGAGAAGCACAGGACCACCCCCATCGCCGAGCCGCCGTACACCGCGGGCGGGTCAGGGCGGCCCGGGCTGCCGTGCAAACCGGCCGACGCCCGCCGGGCGGTGGAACGCGCGATCACCGAATGCTGCCGAGCCACCCGCACGGCGTGCGACGCGCACGCCGTCTCGGACGCCCAGCTCGTCGCCTCCGAGCTGACGACCAACGCCATCCTGCACGGTGGCGGCGTGACCGACTTCCATGTCGACGTCGACGGGTGCGGCGTCCGCGTCTGTGTGAGCGACCGCAGCGACCGGCTGCCGATCGTCCGGCCTCCCGTCGACCCCCAGGGCCGGCGCCGGGTCGGCGGCCGCGGCTGGCCGATCGTGTGCCGGCTGGCCCGCGACGTCCAGGTGTCCGACCTGCCCTCCGGCGGCAAGTGCATCACCGCCGTGTTGCCCCTGACCTGA
- a CDS encoding SigB/SigF/SigG family RNA polymerase sigma factor, which translates to MLIDMSTSRLGTPEDQTASPRRPHDDAPDTAALFKRLAALEDGPERDAVRDELVTAWLPMAHRIAGRFRERGESLEDLRQVAALGLVKAIDRFDPERGAFESYAVPTITGEVKRHFRDRMWALRVPRRVQELRNKVRLARRELTQNPGSPEPSVADIAAHTGLTEEEVNTGMEALDSFSTLSLDAELSAGADGYSLADTLGSSDSSFDVVVDRESAKEGLRRLPERERAILYMRFFEDMTQSRIADRLGISQMHVSRLISRSCARVRDEVLAERAGRRGHGSRPTAV; encoded by the coding sequence ATGCTCATCGATATGTCGACAAGCCGTCTCGGCACCCCCGAGGACCAGACCGCCTCCCCCCGGCGGCCGCACGACGACGCACCCGACACCGCGGCCCTCTTCAAGCGGCTCGCCGCTCTCGAGGACGGCCCCGAACGGGACGCCGTCCGCGACGAGCTGGTGACCGCGTGGCTGCCCATGGCCCACCGCATCGCCGGCCGCTTCCGCGAACGCGGCGAATCGCTGGAGGACCTGCGGCAGGTCGCGGCGCTGGGGCTGGTCAAGGCGATCGACCGGTTCGACCCGGAGCGTGGCGCCTTCGAGAGTTACGCCGTACCGACCATCACCGGCGAGGTCAAGCGGCACTTCCGGGACCGGATGTGGGCCCTCAGGGTGCCGCGCCGCGTGCAGGAACTGCGCAACAAGGTACGTCTGGCGCGCCGCGAACTCACCCAGAACCCCGGCAGCCCCGAGCCCTCGGTCGCCGACATCGCGGCCCACACGGGGTTGACGGAGGAGGAGGTCAACACCGGGATGGAGGCCCTGGACAGCTTCAGCACCCTCTCGCTCGACGCTGAGCTGTCGGCCGGAGCCGACGGCTACAGCCTGGCGGACACGCTGGGCTCGTCGGACTCCTCGTTCGACGTCGTCGTCGACCGGGAGTCCGCCAAGGAGGGGCTGCGCCGGCTTCCAGAGCGCGAACGCGCCATTCTCTACATGCGCTTTTTCGAGGACATGACACAGAGTCGCATCGCCGACCGGCTGGGCATCTCCCAGATGCACGTCTCCCGGCTCATCAGCCGCAGCTGTGCGCGCGTCCGGGACGAGGTGCTGGCGGAGCGCGCCGGCCGCCGCGGCCACGGCTCCCGGCCGACGGCCGTCTGA
- a CDS encoding MFS transporter, producing the protein MDTSESTDNGTPPRTGPQQATGTARRGWRRWAMDTRPLRRPAYRRLWSSTVVTAVGSQLTAVAVPKQIYDITGSSAWVGYASLAGLLPMVAFALWGGAVADTVDRRRLLLVTNTGIAVTSLLFWAQAVARLDSVVVLMALLAVQQAFFGLNSPARNASIARLVPEEELPAANALGSTVMQTGLVAGPLLAGALIPVIGLPELYLIDALALCVTVWAVVRLPSLPPLTGSAARRAGVREIAAGFRYISGHRVLLLSFLADIIAMVFGMPRALFPQLAAQTYASYGEGLALGLLFAAIPIGAVTGGLFSGSFSRARRHGWMVIGAVTAWGAAVAGFGLSRNLWIAVAFLAAAGVADMVSMVFRGAILLSAATDEMRGRMQGVFTVVVAGGPRLADVLHGTAGSAFGPRAAVAGGGLLVVALMLGLTAAVPALRRYRV; encoded by the coding sequence GTGGACACGAGCGAGAGCACCGACAACGGCACCCCGCCGCGGACCGGCCCGCAGCAGGCGACCGGAACCGCCCGGCGCGGCTGGCGCCGCTGGGCCATGGACACCCGCCCCCTGCGCCGCCCCGCCTACCGCCGGCTGTGGTCCTCGACCGTCGTCACCGCCGTCGGCAGCCAGCTCACCGCCGTCGCCGTACCCAAGCAGATCTACGACATCACGGGCTCCTCGGCCTGGGTCGGCTACGCGAGCCTCGCCGGTCTGCTGCCGATGGTCGCGTTCGCGCTGTGGGGCGGCGCGGTCGCCGACACCGTCGACCGCCGCAGACTGCTGCTCGTCACCAACACCGGTATCGCCGTCACCTCGCTGCTCTTCTGGGCGCAGGCCGTGGCCCGGCTCGACTCGGTCGTGGTGCTGATGGCGCTGCTCGCGGTGCAGCAGGCCTTCTTCGGGCTCAACTCGCCTGCCCGCAACGCCTCCATCGCCCGGCTGGTCCCCGAGGAGGAGCTCCCCGCCGCCAACGCGCTCGGCTCGACGGTCATGCAGACCGGGCTGGTGGCCGGGCCGCTGCTGGCCGGCGCGCTCATACCCGTCATCGGGCTGCCCGAGCTGTATCTCATCGACGCGCTGGCCCTGTGCGTCACGGTGTGGGCGGTGGTGCGCCTGCCGTCCCTGCCACCCCTGACCGGCTCGGCGGCCCGCCGCGCGGGCGTGCGGGAGATCGCCGCCGGGTTCCGCTACATCTCGGGCCACAGGGTGCTGCTGCTGTCCTTCCTCGCCGACATCATCGCCATGGTCTTCGGCATGCCACGCGCCCTGTTCCCGCAACTCGCCGCGCAGACCTACGCCTCCTACGGCGAGGGCCTCGCGCTCGGCCTGCTGTTCGCGGCGATCCCGATCGGCGCGGTGACCGGCGGCCTGTTCTCGGGTTCCTTCTCACGTGCGCGCCGGCACGGCTGGATGGTCATCGGCGCGGTGACGGCGTGGGGAGCGGCCGTCGCGGGATTCGGCCTGAGCCGCAACCTGTGGATCGCCGTGGCGTTCCTGGCCGCCGCCGGTGTCGCCGACATGGTGTCCATGGTCTTCCGCGGCGCGATCCTGCTGTCCGCCGCCACCGACGAGATGCGCGGCCGCATGCAGGGTGTCTTCACCGTCGTCGTCGCGGGCGGCCCGCGCCTGGCCGACGTGCTGCACGGCACGGCGGGCTCTGCCTTCGGCCCCCGCGCGGCCGTCGCGGGCGGCGGCCTGCTGGTCGTCGCCCTGATGCTGGGACTGACGGCGGCCGTCCCTGCGCTGCGCCGCTACCGCGTCTGA
- a CDS encoding cytochrome d ubiquinol oxidase subunit II translates to MLADAALAVMWVGLTCYALFGGADFGAGVWDLLAGGAERGRARRGLIEHSIGPVWEANHVWLIFVVVMLWSAFSPVFAAVMSTLYIPLTLAALGIIARGAAFAFRKASTELWQQRLFGACFALSSLLTPFFLGTVAGGVASGRVPPGLAEGDVLTSWLNPTSMLGGVLAVVTCAHLAAVYLCADADREGRPELASVLARDAVISGLAAGVVALAGIAVLHADAPALFHGLTHRALPLVVVSAVAGVTGLGLLARRRFVAARAAAALAVAAILWAWGAAQYPALLVGSTTLTGAAANASVLWAVLVSLGAGAVVLVPSLWLLYATFQRGVPERPSSR, encoded by the coding sequence GTGCTCGCGGACGCGGCGCTCGCCGTGATGTGGGTGGGCCTGACCTGCTACGCCCTGTTCGGCGGGGCCGACTTCGGCGCCGGGGTCTGGGACCTGCTGGCCGGCGGGGCCGAACGCGGCCGGGCCCGGCGCGGGCTCATCGAGCACAGCATCGGGCCGGTGTGGGAGGCCAACCACGTGTGGCTGATCTTCGTGGTCGTGATGCTGTGGTCGGCGTTCTCCCCGGTCTTCGCCGCGGTGATGTCCACGCTGTACATCCCGCTGACCCTGGCGGCGCTGGGCATCATCGCCCGGGGCGCCGCCTTCGCCTTCCGCAAGGCGAGCACGGAGCTGTGGCAACAGCGGCTGTTCGGGGCGTGCTTCGCGCTGTCGTCGCTGCTCACCCCGTTCTTCCTGGGCACGGTGGCGGGCGGGGTCGCCTCCGGCCGCGTCCCGCCGGGGCTCGCCGAGGGCGACGTGCTCACCAGCTGGCTCAATCCGACGTCGATGCTGGGAGGGGTGCTGGCCGTGGTGACCTGTGCGCACCTGGCGGCGGTGTACCTGTGCGCCGACGCGGACCGCGAGGGGCGGCCCGAGCTGGCCTCGGTCCTCGCCCGGGACGCCGTGATCAGCGGCCTGGCGGCCGGTGTGGTGGCCCTCGCGGGCATCGCGGTGCTGCACGCGGACGCCCCGGCCCTGTTCCACGGACTCACCCACCGGGCGCTGCCGCTGGTCGTCGTCAGCGCGGTCGCCGGTGTCACCGGCCTCGGCCTGCTCGCCCGGCGGCGCTTCGTGGCCGCCCGCGCGGCCGCCGCCCTGGCGGTCGCCGCGATCCTGTGGGCGTGGGGCGCGGCCCAGTACCCGGCGCTGCTGGTCGGCAGCACGACCCTGACCGGGGCGGCCGCGAACGCCTCTGTGCTGTGGGCGGTCCTCGTGTCCCTGGGAGCCGGCGCGGTGGTGCTCGTTCCGTCCCTGTGGTTGCTGTACGCCACCTTCCAGCGCGGCGTGCCCGAGCGGCCCTCGTCGAGGTGA
- a CDS encoding cytochrome ubiquinol oxidase subunit I: MTRTLLSAGVLSVYAAGRVSEGDLAAARAQMGFSLAWHIIVACLGVGLPALTLLAEWYGIRTGNPAHQLLARRWARAMGVLFAVGAVSGTILSFEMGLLWPGLMGRFGQVIGLPFALEGIAFFVEAIFLGIYLYAWDRLPPRRHLLTGIPIVVAGTASAFFVVCANAWMNQPRGFTVRDGKVVHVNPWAAMLNPAAPPQTVHMILAAFMVASFLAAAVYAVAMLRGRRDTYHRAGFFIPFTLGAIVTPFQIYVGDWAARFLSRYQPTKLAAIEGVYRTRSHVPLTIGGVADGNGLKYGLEIPNGLSLLVGYDPGTVVKGLDRVPAAQRPPVTAVHWAFDLMVAIGFFLLAMGLWLLWAWWSRRRAGGELPTPRLFLAPAAAAGPAAVVALECGWSVTELGRQPWIVWGVMSVRDAANPAPGLMTGLWLVLVVYTAMTVATVYVLRRLARGTPVPRAPQEEDVARYPVV; the protein is encoded by the coding sequence GTGACGCGCACTCTGCTCTCCGCGGGCGTGCTCTCCGTGTACGCGGCCGGGCGGGTGTCCGAGGGCGATCTCGCGGCGGCACGGGCGCAGATGGGCTTCTCGCTCGCCTGGCACATCATCGTGGCCTGCCTGGGGGTCGGGCTGCCGGCCCTGACGCTGCTCGCCGAGTGGTACGGCATCCGCACGGGCAACCCGGCCCACCAGCTGCTGGCGCGCCGATGGGCACGCGCCATGGGGGTGCTGTTCGCCGTGGGCGCCGTCTCGGGGACCATCCTCAGCTTCGAGATGGGGCTGCTGTGGCCGGGGCTGATGGGCAGGTTCGGCCAGGTGATCGGGCTGCCCTTCGCACTGGAGGGCATCGCCTTCTTCGTGGAGGCGATCTTCCTCGGGATCTACCTCTACGCCTGGGACCGGCTGCCGCCCCGCCGGCATCTGCTGACCGGCATCCCGATCGTGGTCGCCGGCACCGCGTCGGCGTTCTTCGTGGTCTGTGCCAACGCCTGGATGAACCAGCCGCGCGGCTTCACCGTGCGCGACGGCAAGGTCGTCCACGTGAACCCGTGGGCGGCCATGCTCAACCCGGCCGCTCCGCCGCAGACCGTGCACATGATCCTGGCCGCCTTCATGGTCGCGTCCTTCCTGGCCGCCGCCGTGTACGCGGTGGCGATGCTGCGCGGGCGCCGCGACACGTACCACCGGGCGGGGTTCTTCATCCCCTTCACCTTGGGCGCCATCGTGACGCCCTTCCAGATCTACGTGGGCGACTGGGCGGCACGCTTCCTGTCCCGTTACCAGCCGACCAAGCTCGCCGCGATCGAGGGCGTCTACCGCACCCGTTCGCACGTCCCGCTGACGATCGGCGGTGTCGCGGACGGCAACGGGCTGAAGTACGGCCTGGAGATCCCCAACGGTCTGTCGCTGCTCGTGGGCTACGACCCCGGCACCGTCGTCAAGGGCCTCGACCGTGTCCCCGCCGCGCAGCGGCCGCCGGTCACCGCCGTGCACTGGGCCTTCGACCTGATGGTCGCCATCGGCTTCTTCCTGCTGGCCATGGGTCTCTGGCTGCTGTGGGCGTGGTGGAGCCGCCGCCGCGCCGGCGGCGAACTGCCCACGCCCCGCCTCTTCCTCGCGCCGGCCGCGGCCGCCGGGCCGGCCGCCGTGGTGGCGCTGGAGTGCGGCTGGAGCGTCACGGAGCTCGGCCGGCAGCCGTGGATCGTGTGGGGGGTGATGAGCGTGCGGGACGCCGCCAATCCCGCTCCCGGACTGATGACGGGCCTGTGGCTGGTGCTGGTGGTGTACACGGCGATGACGGTGGCGACCGTGTACGTCCTCAGGCGTCTGGCCCGGGGCACCCCGGTGCCGCGGGCCCCGCAGGAGGAGGACGTCGCGCGGTATCCCGTCGTGTGA
- a CDS encoding FUSC family protein, with the protein MRAAEGSVWARLRDRISASDPGLLRLAAGSRTAGSIALTLFVLAVLRAPVPHLVAGAIASMVATFAIREKQRPQQAVTLALGLPVALASVSLAALLNARVVAGDVFFVVLIFCAVYGRRFGDRGNALGLIGFQVYFMSLFVGATGRALPGLYGVLTIAFACSAFVRFVVVHETPAGILQRLRDAFRVRLAQLVSAQLELLDAGPEDVDGALDAVREGTARLHETAMMIQGRLEEGTSNEAVARLVQRRIADAEIAAERLGLLLLSARSAERTNTLTLHLPGAPVPSGSRLPVRDEATETLRRDLGALRMLVLRPVGEGGGTSVSHLRNRLLGYRDEENLPPASSAVQDVFRGIGEAARAVLGLRLALDEPQDESDDTPATTRSREELDAENAAIEAVEAGEPAPEQPPTGLRRPTTRAAVQVATGSALAIVGGEFLSTQRWYWAVLTCWIVFINTSSTGEILVKGYRRLLGTVLGVVAGIVLAGLVGPHTWTALALVLVFVFAMFYTAPLSYTLMSFFVTAALGLLYTLLHTYSLSVLLLRVEETALGAACGVIAAAVVLPVHTDRRTNELLVTVLERLSDVTGAAVGQLSGGDEADLLDQARDLDQALADLRAATQPLTHPVTPLRARRNTAQYVVALLETCAYHARSLAATAELLPTHPSIAADPRLRQACGRITHNIAAITAHVTDEHATAAIETGPSIASLLAPDAVSGASRYGRVTDRVLRHLQRLDEAVAGLARPLGVPLPPPKR; encoded by the coding sequence GTGAGGGCAGCGGAGGGGTCGGTGTGGGCGCGGCTGCGGGATCGCATCTCGGCGTCCGATCCGGGGCTGCTGAGGCTCGCCGCCGGGTCTCGCACGGCGGGCTCGATCGCGCTGACGCTGTTCGTCCTCGCCGTACTGCGCGCCCCCGTGCCGCATCTGGTGGCCGGGGCGATCGCCTCGATGGTGGCCACCTTCGCCATCCGCGAGAAGCAGCGCCCCCAGCAGGCCGTCACACTGGCGCTCGGGCTGCCGGTGGCGCTGGCGTCGGTGTCGCTGGCCGCGCTGCTCAACGCGCGGGTGGTGGCCGGGGACGTCTTCTTCGTCGTGCTGATCTTCTGCGCCGTCTACGGCCGCCGCTTCGGTGACCGGGGCAACGCGCTCGGCCTGATCGGCTTCCAGGTCTACTTCATGTCCCTGTTCGTCGGTGCCACGGGGCGAGCGCTGCCGGGGCTGTACGGCGTTCTGACGATCGCGTTCGCGTGCAGCGCCTTCGTGCGGTTCGTCGTGGTGCACGAGACACCGGCGGGCATCCTGCAGCGGCTGCGGGATGCCTTCCGGGTGCGCCTGGCGCAGCTGGTGTCCGCGCAGCTGGAGTTGCTGGACGCCGGTCCCGAGGACGTGGACGGGGCTCTGGACGCCGTGCGTGAGGGCACCGCCCGGCTGCACGAGACGGCCATGATGATCCAGGGCCGGCTGGAGGAGGGCACCTCGAACGAGGCGGTGGCCCGGCTGGTGCAGCGCCGGATCGCGGACGCCGAGATCGCCGCCGAGCGGCTGGGGCTGCTTCTGCTGAGCGCCCGCAGCGCCGAACGGACGAACACGCTCACGTTGCACCTGCCCGGCGCACCGGTGCCGTCCGGCAGCCGGCTGCCGGTGCGGGACGAGGCGACCGAGACACTGCGCCGCGACCTCGGAGCGCTGCGCATGCTGGTGCTGCGGCCCGTCGGGGAGGGCGGCGGGACCTCGGTGTCGCACCTGCGCAACCGGCTGCTCGGCTACCGCGACGAGGAGAACCTCCCGCCCGCGTCGAGTGCGGTGCAGGACGTCTTCCGCGGCATCGGCGAGGCCGCGCGGGCGGTGCTGGGGCTCCGGCTCGCGCTGGACGAACCGCAGGACGAGTCCGACGACACGCCCGCGACGACCCGGTCCCGGGAGGAGCTGGACGCCGAGAACGCCGCCATCGAGGCCGTCGAGGCGGGCGAACCGGCGCCGGAGCAGCCCCCCACCGGGCTGCGCAGGCCGACCACGCGCGCCGCCGTGCAGGTCGCCACGGGCTCGGCCCTGGCCATAGTGGGCGGAGAGTTCCTCTCCACCCAGCGCTGGTACTGGGCGGTGCTGACCTGCTGGATCGTGTTCATCAACACCTCGTCCACCGGCGAGATCCTGGTCAAGGGCTATCGCCGTCTGCTGGGCACCGTCCTCGGCGTCGTGGCCGGCATCGTGCTGGCGGGACTGGTCGGACCGCACACGTGGACGGCGCTGGCGCTGGTGCTCGTGTTCGTCTTCGCGATGTTCTACACGGCGCCGCTGTCGTACACGCTCATGTCGTTCTTCGTGACGGCGGCGCTGGGGCTGCTGTACACGCTGCTGCACACCTACAGCCTCTCGGTGCTGCTGCTGCGGGTGGAGGAGACGGCACTCGGCGCGGCCTGCGGGGTCATCGCGGCGGCGGTGGTGCTGCCGGTGCACACGGACCGCCGTACGAACGAGCTGCTCGTGACGGTGCTGGAACGGCTCTCCGACGTCACCGGGGCCGCGGTCGGCCAGCTCAGCGGCGGGGACGAAGCCGATCTGCTCGACCAGGCGCGCGATCTGGACCAGGCGCTCGCCGACCTTCGGGCGGCCACGCAGCCGCTGACGCATCCGGTCACGCCGCTGCGGGCGCGCCGGAACACGGCCCAGTACGTCGTCGCGCTCCTGGAGACCTGCGCCTACCACGCGCGTTCGCTGGCCGCGACCGCCGAACTGCTGCCCACGCATCCCTCGATCGCCGCCGATCCACGGCTGCGGCAGGCGTGCGGCAGGATCACGCACAACATCGCGGCGATCACCGCGCATGTGACCGACGAGCACGCCACCGCCGCGATCGAGACGGGGCCGAGCATCGCCTCCCTGCTGGCACCGGACGCGGTGTCGGGAGCGTCGCGGTACGGACGCGTCACCGACCGGGTGCTGCGGCACCTGCAGCGCCTGGACGAGGCGGTGGCCGGCCTGGCCCGCCCGCTGGGTGTTCCGCTCCCCCCGCCGAAGCGGTGA